The Anaeromicrobium sediminis genome includes the window TACTAAAATAAAACAAGACTATGATAAATCTAATTTTATCATAGTCTCTTTTTTTGTGTCTTTTTATAGAATAACACTTCAATAAGTCCTTTTTATTACCTAAAAAACCCATAGCAATGTACAATAAATTAACATTCGACAAAAGCAGTGGAGTTTCGATGGAGGATATTGTAAACATAAACAGAAAATGGAAATATATACAATTTTATACCAATAACTTATATAAAATATGTGAAGATAGAAATTAACTTGTCTGATATAGGGTTTTATCATTATCTTAAAAGTCTTGTTATAAAGAGAATATAAGTTTATATATAGTAAAGATGAGCTAAATTTAAATTAGCAAATTTAAGGAGGAAAAAATGAAAAGCTTAAAGTATAAAATTATGGTACCCGTATTTTTATTATCTACCATAGGAATTATTCTTCTCTCATTTTGTGCACATGAAATATCTAAGGAAATAATTACAAATTATGTGGAGTTAGCAGTAGAAGGTAAGGCTGAAAAACTTGTAAGTTTTATAGACCATGAATTGGAAGAGTGGGAAAGTCAATTGGAGCTATTGGCTTCAACTGACAAAGTAAAAAAATTAGACTCTGAAGGATTTTTAAAACATATCTCAGATAAAAAAAATTTGTTTGAACAATATGAAGTAGTTGCAATTATTGACAGTAAAGGAAACTATGTAGCTTCGAATGGAACAAAGGGAA containing:
- a CDS encoding PDC sensor domain-containing protein, with the protein product MKSLKYKIMVPVFLLSTIGIILLSFCAHEISKEIITNYVELAVEGKAEKLVSFIDHELEEWESQLELLASTDKVKKLDSEGFLKHISDKKNLFEQYEVVAIIDSKGNYVASNGTKGNITDRLYFHKAMKGESAISEFSISKTTGNPIIVISVPIFDDYGNVIGVVASTVNL